Proteins from a single region of Companilactobacillus farciminis KCTC 3681 = DSM 20184:
- a CDS encoding GDSL-type esterase/lipase family protein: MIITTTWKHNFTNYDNLKAVNQAQFQHLKIFQPLATKKIRFQLNNLYDETPLVISHMEIYDQASHKVSVTLDNKSSFQIEPRLLQWSDWIDIDLPSNTFLSVDITSPKVEIHSVGLTISNDLVKTKINHPQMPKYFFGISAIQVQTEQTYEKIAFFGDSLTNQGNFSAPLSKDLEQNFHIMTGNFGISGNRLLHQGNSTSQWSTSFGEAGFTRFDHMLANFQPNIVIFMEGINDLLHPGTGTPISELPTSQAVITAIHLLKAKCKKHDATFVPMTITPAYGNMNDGVPGWNEKKNNYA, translated from the coding sequence ATGATCATCACGACGACTTGGAAGCATAATTTTACCAACTATGACAACTTAAAAGCAGTCAACCAAGCTCAATTTCAACATTTAAAAATCTTCCAACCTTTGGCAACCAAAAAAATTCGATTTCAATTAAACAATCTTTATGACGAAACGCCACTAGTAATTTCCCATATGGAAATTTACGATCAAGCATCCCACAAGGTTTCAGTGACTTTAGACAATAAAAGTAGTTTCCAAATTGAACCTCGATTGCTTCAATGGTCAGACTGGATCGATATCGACTTACCTTCTAATACATTCTTGTCCGTCGATATCACCTCGCCTAAGGTTGAAATCCATTCGGTTGGTTTAACTATCTCTAACGATTTGGTCAAGACTAAGATCAATCATCCTCAAATGCCCAAATACTTTTTTGGAATATCGGCTATTCAAGTCCAAACTGAACAAACTTACGAAAAAATAGCCTTCTTCGGTGATTCTTTAACTAATCAAGGGAATTTTTCAGCCCCACTCTCAAAAGACTTGGAACAAAATTTTCATATTATGACTGGTAATTTTGGGATATCCGGCAATCGCCTCTTACATCAAGGAAACAGCACTTCCCAGTGGTCTACTAGTTTTGGTGAGGCTGGCTTTACTCGCTTTGATCATATGCTGGCTAACTTCCAACCCAATATCGTCATCTTTATGGAGGGTATCAATGATCTACTGCATCCCGGTACTGGCACTCCTATCAGTGAATTGCCCACCTCTCAAGCGGTTATTACTGCAATTCATCTTCTAAAAGCCAAGTGCAAAAAGCACGATGCAACTTTTGTTCCGATGACGATAACGCCTGCCTATGGAAATATGAACGATGGCGTCCCAGGATGGAATGAAAAAAAGAACAATTACGCTTAG
- the dltB gene encoding D-alanyl-lipoteichoic acid biosynthesis protein DltB, with the protein MNNITPYSSPHYFIYLLLLLLPIMIGLWFGKRLHVYDFFATVVILWITFFGGNMSQGISLIFYILYEMLLVFIYLSYRKKHNNFWIFTTFVVLAIVPLVFVKLDPLLKNATISLFGFMGISYLTFKAVEIIMEIRDGAIKNIKPYEFVRFLLFFPTISSGPIDRFRRFQKDVLKVPSRDEYVELLHSGVNKLMQGLAYKFIIGYFFGTLLLPKIQILTLSYRGETPLGISWALVAYMYVYSMYLFFDFAGYSLFAVSISNFMGIKTPMNFKAPFKSKNIKDFWNRWHITLSFWFRDFIYMRLMFTMIKHKWIKNRVNIANFGYLTLFLIMGFWHGETWYYIVYGLFHAGAMITNDAWLRFKKRHRKSIPSNKFTHAFAVFLTFNVVCFSFMIFSGILDKLWF; encoded by the coding sequence ATGAATAACATTACTCCTTATAGCAGTCCACATTACTTTATCTATTTACTATTACTATTATTGCCAATCATGATTGGACTGTGGTTTGGCAAACGACTTCATGTTTATGATTTCTTCGCAACTGTTGTAATTCTTTGGATCACGTTCTTTGGTGGAAACATGTCGCAGGGAATTTCACTGATCTTTTACATTCTCTACGAAATGTTATTAGTATTTATTTACTTGTCGTATCGTAAAAAGCACAATAATTTCTGGATCTTTACTACGTTTGTTGTATTAGCGATTGTGCCGCTGGTCTTCGTCAAACTGGATCCACTGTTGAAAAATGCCACGATTTCCTTATTTGGCTTCATGGGAATCAGTTATTTAACCTTCAAAGCGGTTGAAATTATCATGGAGATCCGTGATGGAGCAATTAAGAATATTAAACCTTACGAGTTCGTTCGGTTCTTGCTATTCTTCCCAACCATTTCCTCAGGACCAATTGATCGTTTCAGACGTTTTCAAAAGGATGTTTTAAAAGTTCCTAGTCGTGATGAGTACGTCGAATTGTTGCACAGTGGTGTTAATAAATTGATGCAAGGTTTGGCTTATAAATTCATCATCGGTTACTTCTTTGGAACTTTATTATTACCAAAGATTCAAATTTTAACTTTGTCTTATCGTGGTGAAACACCATTAGGAATTTCCTGGGCTTTGGTGGCTTATATGTACGTTTATAGTATGTATTTGTTCTTTGATTTCGCTGGATATTCACTATTTGCCGTTTCAATCAGTAATTTCATGGGTATCAAGACACCAATGAACTTCAAGGCACCATTTAAGTCCAAGAACATCAAGGATTTCTGGAATAGATGGCATATTACCTTGTCATTCTGGTTCCGTGATTTCATCTACATGCGTTTGATGTTTACAATGATCAAACACAAGTGGATCAAGAATCGTGTCAATATCGCTAACTTCGGTTACTTGACTTTGTTCTTGATCATGGGATTCTGGCATGGTGAGACTTGGTATTACATCGTTTATGGTTTGTTCCACGCCGGAGCAATGATCACTAACGATGCTTGGTTGAGATTTAAGAAGAGACATCGTAAGAGTATTCCAAGCAACAAGTTTACGCATGCGTTCGCCGTTTTCTTGACTTTCAATGTTGTATGTTTCAGTTTTATGATTTTTTCAGGTATTTTAGATAAATTATGGTTTTAG
- the dltA gene encoding D-alanine--poly(phosphoribitol) ligase subunit DltA produces the protein MNKIIEKITTTALQNPEKICYQNGEETHTYQELLQKSDQVASFLQDKFLPAKSPLIIFGGQQFEMLVLFLGSIKAGHPYIPVDDASDPSRVIQINGVAKPSLILNWSNITDFGVETPQVTKAELQQVLSSDNNIYDSNKSVGLDDDFYIIFTSGTTGTPKGVQISTNNILDFSQWAEKEFDYSDQMKMLLQAPFSFDLSVFDIYPGLMSGVTLDVVDKDTTKNFGKLQQAILKADFNTWVSTPSFFEMCLLFRGFDEEHLPQLNKFMFCGEELTHATAQKLLKKFPSAKVYNTYGPTENTVAITSILIDQAALDKYDRLPIGYLKSNMEHKVVGSVDLKTGMMTGELLVSGPDVSKGYLNNPVQTEKAFENIDGKIFYHTGDMVSEASDGLLYYHGRTDFQIKMHGYRIELEEVDSLLGNLKQVKQSCTVPLYNNKKQVSKMIACIVLEDEYGNHDTNDLTDTIKSSLKETTMEYMIPNVLKFVKQLPISKNGKIDRKTLIGEINE, from the coding sequence ATGAACAAGATTATTGAGAAAATCACAACTACCGCATTGCAAAACCCCGAAAAGATTTGCTACCAAAATGGTGAAGAGACACATACTTATCAAGAACTACTACAAAAATCAGATCAAGTTGCTAGCTTTTTGCAAGACAAATTCTTGCCTGCCAAAAGTCCTTTGATAATTTTTGGAGGACAACAATTTGAAATGCTAGTTTTGTTCTTAGGTTCAATCAAGGCTGGTCATCCTTATATACCAGTTGATGACGCTTCTGACCCATCACGAGTTATTCAAATTAACGGGGTGGCGAAACCAAGCCTAATTTTAAATTGGAGTAACATTACAGACTTCGGTGTGGAAACTCCTCAAGTTACAAAAGCTGAATTACAACAAGTTTTATCATCTGACAATAATATTTACGACAGCAACAAGAGCGTTGGATTAGACGACGACTTCTATATCATCTTTACTTCTGGTACAACGGGAACTCCTAAGGGTGTGCAAATAAGTACGAATAACATCTTGGACTTTTCGCAATGGGCTGAAAAAGAATTTGATTATTCCGACCAAATGAAGATGTTGTTGCAAGCACCTTTCTCATTTGACCTTTCAGTCTTTGATATTTATCCGGGATTGATGAGCGGCGTAACTTTGGATGTTGTTGATAAAGATACGACGAAGAATTTTGGTAAATTACAACAAGCTATTTTAAAAGCTGACTTCAATACTTGGGTTTCAACACCATCGTTCTTTGAAATGTGTTTGTTATTCAGAGGCTTTGATGAAGAACATCTACCTCAACTGAATAAGTTTATGTTCTGTGGTGAAGAATTAACTCACGCTACTGCTCAAAAATTATTGAAGAAGTTTCCAAGTGCCAAGGTCTATAACACTTATGGTCCAACCGAAAATACCGTAGCCATTACTTCAATTTTGATTGATCAAGCGGCGTTGGACAAATATGATCGCTTACCAATCGGTTATTTGAAATCAAATATGGAGCATAAAGTTGTTGGTAGCGTTGATCTTAAAACCGGCATGATGACAGGTGAGCTGTTAGTCAGTGGACCAGATGTTTCCAAGGGATACTTGAATAATCCAGTTCAAACAGAGAAGGCTTTTGAAAATATCGATGGTAAGATTTTCTACCACACTGGAGATATGGTCAGTGAAGCGAGTGATGGATTGTTGTATTATCACGGTCGAACGGATTTTCAAATTAAAATGCACGGTTACCGAATAGAGCTAGAAGAGGTTGATTCACTTTTGGGTAATCTCAAGCAAGTTAAACAGTCTTGCACTGTACCGCTTTATAACAACAAGAAACAAGTTAGCAAGATGATTGCCTGCATCGTCTTGGAAGATGAATATGGCAATCATGATACGAATGATTTAACAGATACGATTAAAAGTTCACTTAAAGAAACAACGATGGAGTACATGATTCCTAATGTTCTCAAGTTCGTTAAACAGTTGCCAATTAGTAAAAACGGAAAAATTGATAGAAAGACTTTGATAGGCGAGATTAATGAATAA
- the rpsN gene encoding 30S ribosomal protein S14 — protein sequence MARKAKIEREKRLQETVAHYASLRKQLKAAHDYQGLSELPRDASPVRMHSRDQYDGRPHAYLRKFGMSRLTFRKLAHEGKIPGVRKASW from the coding sequence ATGGCTCGTAAAGCTAAAATTGAACGTGAAAAAAGATTACAAGAGACGGTTGCTCATTACGCTAGTTTGCGTAAACAATTGAAAGCAGCTCATGACTATCAAGGATTGAGTGAATTACCAAGAGATGCATCGCCAGTTAGAATGCATTCTCGTGATCAATATGATGGTCGTCCACACGCATATTTGAGAAAATTCGGTATGTCTAGATTGACTTTCCGTAAGTTGGCTCATGAAGGAAAGATTCCTGGTGTGAGAAAGGCTAGCTGGTAA
- the dltC gene encoding D-alanine--poly(phosphoribitol) ligase subunit DltC gives MDEIKNKIVDILKDVTGLDDAGSDADQDLFKDGVLDSMATVEVLVTLQDTFGIQVPVSEFDRSQWSTVNKIAQRVQELE, from the coding sequence ATGGATGAAATTAAAAACAAAATTGTGGATATTTTAAAAGATGTTACAGGTTTGGATGACGCAGGCTCAGATGCCGATCAAGATCTATTTAAAGATGGTGTTCTAGATTCAATGGCAACTGTAGAAGTTCTAGTTACATTACAAGATACCTTTGGTATCCAAGTACCAGTTTCAGAATTCGACCGTTCTCAATGGTCAACCGTAAATAAAATTGCTCAACGTGTACAAGAATTGGAATAG
- the dltD gene encoding D-alanyl-lipoteichoic acid biosynthesis protein DltD, with amino-acid sequence MKKKLWMIFGPVIVAIVALLILLFAPINFKTVTPKKIDQAATSLDVRVLKGESVKNAAEKENYIPIIGSSELSRMDPFHPSSMAQKYHWKNKPFLQGNPGTASLTQAFNVGGMSNLKGNKAVFIISPQWFTKTGVPSDAFKYFLSPLQLTGFILNSDHGDKAMNKYIANRVLDLGVSKGPIEDGALERISKGQQITNFQRMYIKRVSRASLQSQDNLFGALSMNDHQNMINKAASQLPDTYDYKHLNKLATKLAKKHSTDNDLQIGNSFYKKELKKRIVKYKNAHRHVTYTRSPEYNDFQALLYMFAQNKTEVMFVIQPINPYWVKYTGMPMSSITNFDKKIKYQLKSQGFNNIVDLSNVKNPNYIAEDTIHMGWRGWLMLDKDLKGYYQTKKANPENTQYHMNSYFLTNKWASDNQF; translated from the coding sequence ATGAAAAAAAAGTTATGGATGATTTTTGGACCTGTTATAGTTGCTATTGTTGCATTGTTGATTCTTCTATTTGCACCAATTAATTTTAAAACTGTTACTCCTAAAAAGATCGACCAAGCGGCCACTTCGTTGGATGTGCGAGTTTTAAAGGGTGAAAGTGTTAAGAATGCTGCCGAAAAAGAAAACTACATTCCTATTATTGGTTCATCGGAACTTTCTAGAATGGATCCGTTCCACCCATCTTCCATGGCGCAAAAATATCATTGGAAGAACAAACCATTCTTGCAAGGAAATCCTGGTACGGCTTCATTGACTCAAGCTTTCAATGTCGGTGGGATGTCTAATTTAAAAGGTAATAAAGCAGTCTTTATTATCTCGCCACAATGGTTTACTAAGACCGGTGTTCCTTCCGACGCTTTCAAATACTTCTTATCACCATTGCAATTGACCGGATTTATTTTAAATTCAGATCATGGTGATAAAGCGATGAACAAATACATTGCTAATCGAGTACTTGATCTGGGTGTTAGCAAAGGTCCGATTGAAGATGGCGCCTTAGAACGTATTTCCAAGGGTCAACAGATTACTAATTTTCAACGGATGTACATTAAACGAGTCTCCCGTGCAAGTTTGCAGAGTCAGGATAACCTCTTTGGAGCACTTTCGATGAATGATCATCAAAATATGATCAACAAAGCAGCTAGTCAATTGCCAGATACTTATGATTACAAGCATTTAAACAAACTAGCTACTAAGTTGGCAAAGAAACATTCAACTGATAATGATTTGCAAATTGGTAATTCTTTTTACAAGAAAGAATTAAAAAAGAGAATCGTTAAGTATAAGAATGCGCACAGACATGTAACTTATACGCGTTCCCCAGAATATAATGATTTTCAAGCATTGCTATATATGTTTGCTCAAAATAAGACTGAAGTAATGTTCGTCATTCAACCAATCAATCCTTACTGGGTTAAATATACTGGCATGCCAATGAGTTCCATTACTAATTTTGATAAAAAGATCAAATATCAATTGAAGTCCCAAGGTTTCAATAATATCGTAGATTTATCAAACGTTAAGAATCCTAACTACATCGCCGAAGATACGATTCACATGGGTTGGCGTGGCTGGTTAATGTTAGATAAGGACCTCAAAGGTTACTATCAAACTAAGAAAGCTAACCCCGAGAATACACAGTATCACATGAATAGTTACTTCTTAACTAATAAATGGGCTAGTGATAATCAATTTTAA
- a CDS encoding teichoic acid D-Ala incorporation-associated protein DltX, translating into MKNNFLDFLKKPITMFVIKTIVFFAIFIVLLYIYGYNGVGSAKFIYNEF; encoded by the coding sequence ATGAAAAATAACTTTCTAGATTTTTTGAAGAAACCAATCACAATGTTCGTTATAAAAACAATTGTATTTTTCGCAATTTTCATTGTGCTTTTATACATTTATGGATACAACGGCGTCGGCAGTGCCAAGTTTATTTATAACGAGTTTTAG
- a CDS encoding GntR family transcriptional regulator, which yields MAETTNKDIYQELKQRVINGKYNIKMRLPTEESLIAEFNASRYAIREAIKQLSDEGLVYSVKGKGVVVLEQTPKTQEINLSLRDINSLQNLNKAEDLNKAEDLKRATIIADFQQIIVDEKLSHKTSFAVGIPVYAIKRVRRINNKNAVLDLNYFNAQIVPGITAEIAKDSIYSYIKDDMKMKIAVVKRQLRIEHAEQVDYEHLNLGINNCVGNMVSFAFNDDGKQFEYTESHFIPDNFIFNQIIKF from the coding sequence ATGGCTGAGACTACTAATAAAGATATCTATCAAGAACTTAAACAACGTGTAATCAATGGAAAATATAATATTAAAATGCGTTTACCTACTGAAGAATCATTAATTGCGGAATTCAATGCTAGCCGTTATGCTATCCGCGAAGCAATCAAACAACTTTCTGATGAAGGATTGGTGTACAGTGTTAAAGGAAAAGGCGTCGTCGTCTTAGAACAGACACCAAAAACTCAAGAAATCAACTTGAGTCTTCGTGATATTAACAGTTTACAAAATCTCAATAAGGCAGAGGATCTCAATAAGGCAGAGGATCTCAAACGAGCAACGATTATCGCTGATTTCCAACAAATAATCGTTGATGAAAAACTCAGTCATAAAACTTCCTTTGCTGTAGGTATTCCCGTGTATGCAATCAAACGTGTACGCCGGATCAACAATAAAAATGCTGTCCTAGACTTAAACTACTTTAATGCTCAGATTGTTCCCGGCATCACTGCAGAAATTGCCAAGGATTCCATCTATTCTTACATCAAAGATGACATGAAGATGAAAATTGCTGTCGTCAAACGTCAATTAAGAATTGAACACGCTGAACAAGTCGACTATGAACATCTAAATCTTGGAATCAACAATTGTGTTGGTAACATGGTCAGCTTTGCATTTAACGATGATGGTAAGCAATTCGAATATACTGAATCGCATTTTATCCCTGACAACTTTATTTTCAATCAAATTATTAAATTCTAA
- a CDS encoding WxL domain-containing protein has product MKWFKNVVRLLLLISLSLSLSPLTTAQAATAIQVQNDTKSTYNALPGSDSGSTPVAESDTVTSSDDTTGDGTTASSNVSVTVLSGILTLEAVPNFNFGSLMANSTGKLKSNTTDTTGFTNGTTAGIDGNDDGLLEVIDSRNMTSDMPGFTLTASMGPLKTIDTDISADLDAILYLSAIPLLNGDQQNVSNNSTDLSTQAATIDSTKQDAPATVMNLEKGSYNAGIVSAKFNTPDSAKLHVGGTNNGTEQSSKKRNAVITWTLSAKPSVTQ; this is encoded by the coding sequence ATGAAATGGTTTAAAAATGTCGTTCGTTTATTGCTACTGATCAGCCTTAGTCTATCTCTGTCTCCTTTAACTACAGCTCAAGCAGCAACTGCTATTCAAGTTCAGAATGACACAAAATCCACTTACAATGCCTTACCTGGATCAGATTCAGGATCAACCCCAGTAGCGGAATCAGATACTGTTACTTCTTCTGATGATACAACTGGTGATGGAACTACTGCTTCATCAAACGTTAGCGTCACAGTTCTTTCTGGAATTTTAACCTTGGAAGCGGTACCGAACTTCAATTTTGGTTCCTTAATGGCTAACTCAACTGGTAAATTAAAGAGTAACACTACCGATACAACTGGTTTTACTAATGGAACTACTGCTGGTATCGATGGCAATGACGATGGTCTTTTAGAAGTTATCGATTCACGTAATATGACTAGCGACATGCCCGGCTTTACTTTGACAGCTTCAATGGGACCCCTCAAAACAATTGATACTGATATATCTGCCGACTTAGATGCCATTCTATATTTGAGCGCTATTCCATTATTGAACGGTGATCAACAAAATGTTTCTAACAATTCAACAGACTTATCAACACAAGCCGCAACAATCGACAGTACTAAACAAGATGCTCCTGCTACTGTCATGAATCTTGAAAAAGGTAGTTACAATGCTGGTATCGTCAGTGCCAAATTCAACACGCCTGATTCAGCAAAATTACACGTTGGCGGTACTAATAACGGTACTGAACAATCATCTAAAAAAAGAAACGCCGTAATTACATGGACTTTGAGTGCTAAACCTAGCGTAACCCAATAA